In Halobacillus amylolyticus, the following proteins share a genomic window:
- a CDS encoding fumarylacetoacetate hydrolase family protein: MFVRFESNNKESYGVLEGESIKAINGDIFESDYSVSDETYYVNEVTLLAPCRPSKIVCVGLNYKDHAEEVSLPLPEQPLLFLKPNTTLIGPNDVVKYPKQSEQIDYEGELAIVIGEKAKDVKPTEANNYILGFTCANDVTARDIQFGDGQWTRGKSFDTFLPLGPGIVENVNLEDSNIQLTVNGEVKQKSNLNQLIFKVDELVSYISEIMTLLPGDVIITGTPHGVGPVNSGDVMKVSIDGIGELENKILD; this comes from the coding sequence ATGTTTGTTAGATTCGAGAGTAATAATAAAGAAAGTTACGGGGTGTTGGAGGGTGAATCCATTAAGGCTATTAACGGCGATATTTTTGAAAGCGATTACTCGGTTTCGGATGAGACGTATTATGTCAATGAAGTTACTCTATTAGCCCCTTGCCGACCATCAAAAATTGTTTGTGTAGGTCTGAATTATAAGGATCATGCTGAAGAGGTGAGTCTTCCATTACCAGAACAACCACTATTATTCTTAAAGCCCAATACAACATTAATTGGTCCAAATGATGTCGTTAAATATCCTAAGCAAAGTGAACAAATAGATTATGAGGGAGAGCTAGCAATAGTTATAGGTGAAAAGGCAAAAGATGTGAAGCCAACTGAGGCCAATAATTACATTTTAGGTTTTACCTGTGCAAATGACGTAACTGCCAGAGACATTCAATTTGGTGATGGGCAATGGACAAGAGGAAAGTCTTTCGATACATTCCTTCCACTAGGGCCCGGTATAGTTGAAAATGTTAATCTTGAGGATTCAAATATTCAATTAACAGTAAATGGTGAGGTTAAACAAAAATCCAACTTAAATCAACTGATTTTTAAAGTGGATGAGCTAGTTAGTTATATAAGTGAAATCATGACTCTACTACCAGGAGATGTAATTATAACCGGTACCCCTCATGGTGTAGGCCCAGTAAATTCGGGAGATGTAATGAAAGTCAGCATCGATGGAATCGGCGAACTTGAAAATAAAATACTAGATTAA
- a CDS encoding M20 peptidase aminoacylase family protein: MVEVRNIESRIMKIFEHLHTHPEISWKETETTEYLKNILVESGCNVRTFVDCTGVIGEIGEGKPVVAIRADMDALWQEVDGKFQANHSCGHDSHMTMVLGVLLSIKEMADIPNGTIRFIFQPAEEKGTGALKMVEENVVDDVDFLYGVHLRPIQEVRSGMATPALFHGAARHITGEVLGEDTHGARPHLGVNAIEIGAELVQRLNHIHADPMIPHSVKFTKFQAGGESANIIPGNATFSIDLRAQTNDMIEKLTTSVEDAVKSISDYYHVPINLSLESMMASAIVDPEAQEFMADSIRKVLGEENLVDPVTTTGSEDFHFYTLKKNHIKASVLGLGCDLKPGLHHPNMSFDHQMLMPGVQILTNTVLETLAHLANSHNLKS, encoded by the coding sequence ATGGTGGAAGTAAGGAATATAGAATCAAGGATAATGAAAATTTTTGAACACCTGCATACACATCCTGAAATAAGTTGGAAAGAAACAGAAACAACCGAATATCTTAAAAATATTTTAGTTGAAAGTGGCTGTAACGTCCGTACTTTTGTCGACTGTACAGGGGTAATTGGAGAAATCGGAGAGGGAAAACCAGTTGTGGCTATTCGCGCAGACATGGATGCTCTCTGGCAAGAGGTGGATGGAAAGTTTCAAGCGAATCATTCTTGCGGCCACGACTCCCACATGACAATGGTGCTTGGAGTGCTCTTGTCCATTAAAGAAATGGCAGACATCCCTAATGGAACGATTCGTTTTATCTTTCAACCCGCTGAGGAAAAAGGTACGGGTGCACTAAAGATGGTTGAAGAAAACGTTGTTGATGATGTTGATTTTTTGTATGGGGTCCACCTACGCCCTATTCAGGAAGTTAGAAGTGGTATGGCAACACCTGCACTGTTTCACGGTGCAGCAAGACATATAACTGGTGAAGTTCTAGGAGAGGACACACACGGAGCACGCCCCCATCTCGGTGTGAATGCGATCGAAATCGGTGCAGAATTAGTTCAGAGGTTAAACCATATTCATGCAGATCCTATGATTCCACACTCGGTAAAGTTCACTAAATTTCAGGCTGGCGGCGAAAGTGCGAACATCATTCCGGGGAATGCAACCTTCAGTATTGATTTACGTGCCCAAACCAATGACATGATTGAGAAATTAACTACATCTGTTGAGGATGCTGTCAAATCGATCTCGGATTATTATCATGTACCGATTAATTTATCATTAGAATCCATGATGGCATCGGCCATTGTCGATCCAGAAGCACAGGAATTTATGGCAGATTCGATAAGGAAAGTCCTCGGAGAAGAGAACTTAGTAGACCCTGTAACCACAACTGGCAGCGAAGACTTTCACTTTTACACATTGAAAAAGAACCATATCAAAGCATCCGTTCTTGGACTAGGTTGTGATTTGAAACCAGGATTACATCATCCAAATATGTCATTTGATCATCAAATGTTAATGCCAGGTGTGCAAATTTTGACCAATACAGTTTTAGAAACCCTAGCCCACCTAGCTAACTCACATAATCTAAAATCGTAA
- a CDS encoding MurR/RpiR family transcriptional regulator — MDDLFKKVERSYDDLSKGLKKVATLLLEEPTAFAANPAKKVGESLGVSESMITRFCLTLGYEGYSQLQKEVREYVFNQKRNFEEYSLSNEDDKERPFHEQVMLHDQVNIQSTSKNIGEDQFNEAVTYLTNAEHVLISGLRYNFSMAHWLTYALQSIGTNAKLYRPDLDAHLEFGSQKHVFIVFSFHAYSTETLMLAEEAKRRGWVIIGITDSGIAPISNYADILFPVYFSKGNHSETAPIVFSFMNALVSGISLQEPERTRQSKLKMEEKRLKQTFKL, encoded by the coding sequence GTGGACGATTTATTTAAGAAAGTAGAACGATCCTATGATGATCTATCAAAAGGATTAAAAAAAGTAGCTACCCTTTTACTGGAGGAACCAACGGCCTTTGCAGCAAACCCGGCCAAAAAGGTTGGAGAGTCTCTTGGGGTTAGTGAATCAATGATCACCCGTTTTTGTCTTACTTTGGGATATGAGGGGTACAGTCAACTTCAAAAAGAAGTACGTGAGTATGTATTTAACCAGAAACGAAACTTTGAAGAATATTCGTTGTCTAATGAAGATGATAAAGAGCGTCCCTTTCATGAACAAGTCATGTTGCATGATCAAGTTAACATCCAATCAACTTCTAAAAATATAGGAGAAGATCAGTTTAATGAGGCTGTTACGTATTTAACAAACGCAGAACATGTACTTATTTCGGGCCTGCGTTATAATTTTTCGATGGCTCACTGGCTAACATATGCCCTTCAATCAATAGGTACTAATGCCAAATTATATCGTCCTGATTTAGATGCACATCTTGAATTCGGATCTCAAAAACATGTATTTATTGTTTTCTCTTTTCACGCTTATTCGACTGAAACCTTAATGCTAGCTGAAGAAGCTAAACGGCGAGGCTGGGTGATTATCGGTATTACCGATTCTGGAATTGCACCTATTTCTAATTATGCTGACATTTTGTTTCCTGTTTATTTTTCAAAAGGAAACCATTCAGAAACAGCACCGATTGTGTTTTCGTTTATGAATGCGCTTGTTTCAGGCATATCACTTCAAGAACCAGAACGAACCAGGCAAAGTAAACTAAAAATGGAAGAAAAGCGACTAAAGCAAACATTTAAATTGTAA
- a CDS encoding C45 family autoproteolytic acyltransferase/hydolase: MNEKFQDRKQILKLSGSSYEIGFKHGEKAKEKVHTTLQTYEKMFHQYSNMSWKDSKEKALLHLKAIEKYNSNYLEEMEGLAKGASVSFEDILAINARSEIALITGPDGCTSFGLTNPKTSKTWLAQNWDWKGSQIDALVQLDIEQEGFPSIQMITEAGIIGKIGSNSEGIGVCLNALVTDAWEPKTPIHLGLRAVLESYSLKEAISKVDHNQMASAAHFLIASKSEETIGMEVSPVFTGKINSEKGVVTHTNHICSADLKEIILEDALSNSFTRLTTIDSLLEQLEGENITKNDLFHILSNHDHFPDSICRHSLPHQSGRQNIDTVFSIVMNLTDHELFWSEGRPCEQF; this comes from the coding sequence ATGAATGAGAAGTTCCAGGACAGGAAGCAAATTCTAAAATTAAGTGGATCATCCTATGAGATTGGCTTCAAACATGGTGAAAAAGCTAAAGAGAAAGTCCATACCACACTACAGACATATGAAAAGATGTTCCACCAATACTCAAATATGTCATGGAAAGACTCAAAAGAAAAAGCGTTACTCCACTTAAAAGCAATTGAGAAATACAATTCAAATTACCTTGAGGAAATGGAAGGATTGGCTAAAGGAGCCAGTGTAAGCTTTGAAGATATTTTAGCCATTAACGCAAGAAGCGAAATTGCACTAATAACGGGTCCAGACGGTTGCACTTCCTTTGGGTTAACAAATCCAAAAACATCCAAAACGTGGCTAGCTCAGAATTGGGATTGGAAAGGTTCCCAAATCGATGCACTTGTTCAACTCGATATTGAACAAGAAGGATTCCCCTCCATACAAATGATTACCGAAGCTGGCATCATTGGAAAAATCGGCAGTAATAGCGAAGGGATTGGTGTCTGTCTCAACGCACTTGTAACAGATGCCTGGGAGCCTAAAACACCAATTCATTTAGGTTTGAGAGCAGTACTCGAATCCTATTCATTAAAAGAAGCCATTTCAAAAGTTGATCATAACCAAATGGCATCAGCTGCTCATTTCTTGATTGCTTCCAAATCAGAAGAAACGATAGGGATGGAAGTTTCACCTGTATTCACGGGCAAGATAAATTCTGAAAAAGGAGTAGTAACTCACACCAATCACATTTGCTCGGCAGACCTGAAAGAAATAATTTTAGAAGATGCGCTTTCGAATTCCTTTACTCGACTCACAACCATTGATAGCCTACTAGAACAACTGGAAGGTGAAAACATCACAAAAAATGATCTATTTCATATTCTTTCTAACCATGATCATTTCCCTGATTCTATCTGCCGTCACAGTTTGCCTCATCAATCAGGACGTCAAAATATAGATACCGTTTTCAGTATTGTAATGAACCTAACTGATCATGAACTTTTCTGGAGTGAAGGAAGACCCTGTGAACAATTCTGA
- a CDS encoding YfcC family protein: MAIENNTSEMQNNELPKKGRKKFAMPDAYIIMLLIMLLAALATYILPSGVFDRVEQGDITVVVPDSFHTVDGNPTGVMDFFLSIQNGLVETAGIIFLVLIIGGTFAVIESTGAINASIMKAVNKTKNREHLLVIFVGILLAIGGLTGAISNAVIAFIPIGIVLAKALDLDAIAGVAIIKLTAYVGFNTSFMSPFTVLIAQDIAGLPLYSGIMFRSIMTVVIFAVTIAYILWYVKRVKNDPSKSLMGANRFPKGEENVGKDVQLDFTGKHKLILSFVVLAIVFYIVGALQFGWSLNHMAAIFLIITVGTGIIAKMSPNFVVKEFMGGAKNLVYGALIIGLARAIVLVMQNGMILDTIVHWLAVAMEPFSSVFGAIAMFIGNSLFALLVSSGSGNAVVMMPILTPLADLMEVPRQVAVTAYQLSDGFMNSITPASGVLLACLAIGGVPWTKWVRFMMPLIAMWYVLSMVFLAIGVMIGWGPNY; encoded by the coding sequence ATGGCTATTGAGAATAATACTTCTGAAATGCAAAACAATGAACTTCCTAAAAAAGGAAGGAAGAAATTTGCGATGCCAGATGCCTATATCATTATGTTGCTAATCATGCTTTTGGCAGCGCTTGCAACATATATCTTGCCTTCTGGCGTATTTGATCGAGTGGAACAGGGAGACATTACGGTTGTGGTTCCAGACAGCTTTCATACTGTTGATGGGAATCCCACGGGAGTCATGGATTTCTTTTTATCCATCCAAAATGGGTTGGTCGAAACAGCTGGTATCATTTTTTTAGTTTTAATTATAGGTGGAACATTTGCAGTGATAGAATCGACTGGGGCGATCAATGCTTCCATTATGAAGGCAGTCAATAAGACAAAGAACCGCGAACATCTACTCGTCATTTTTGTTGGGATTTTGCTTGCCATTGGGGGACTCACAGGGGCAATTTCGAATGCTGTTATAGCCTTTATTCCAATAGGGATCGTACTAGCAAAGGCGTTAGATTTAGATGCTATCGCAGGCGTTGCAATCATTAAATTAACAGCATATGTCGGATTTAATACGTCATTCATGAGTCCTTTTACAGTACTAATTGCACAGGACATTGCAGGACTTCCTTTATATTCAGGAATTATGTTCAGATCGATTATGACAGTGGTTATATTTGCTGTTACGATCGCTTATATTCTTTGGTATGTAAAAAGAGTAAAAAATGACCCATCGAAAAGTCTTATGGGGGCAAATCGGTTTCCAAAAGGCGAAGAGAACGTCGGTAAAGATGTCCAACTGGATTTTACCGGAAAGCATAAACTTATTCTGTCGTTCGTGGTCTTAGCCATTGTATTCTACATTGTAGGAGCACTTCAATTTGGCTGGTCACTTAACCACATGGCCGCCATTTTCCTGATTATAACGGTCGGAACCGGTATTATTGCCAAAATGTCACCAAATTTTGTTGTCAAAGAATTTATGGGCGGGGCAAAAAATTTAGTTTACGGGGCATTAATCATTGGGTTAGCCAGGGCAATCGTACTGGTTATGCAGAATGGGATGATTCTGGATACAATTGTCCATTGGCTAGCAGTAGCGATGGAACCCTTCTCCTCGGTTTTTGGCGCTATTGCCATGTTTATTGGAAATTCCCTTTTCGCGTTACTTGTATCCTCGGGTAGTGGGAATGCGGTTGTTATGATGCCAATCTTGACGCCATTAGCTGACTTGATGGAAGTACCTAGACAGGTTGCGGTTACAGCCTATCAGTTGTCTGATGGATTTATGAATAGTATTACACCTGCTTCTGGTGTGTTGTTAGCTTGTCTTGCTATTGGTGGGGTTCCATGGACGAAATGGGTTAGGTTCATGATGCCATTAATCGCTATGTGGTATGTATTATCTATGGTATTTCTGGCGATTGGTGTAATGATCGGTTGGGGGCCGAATTACTGA